ACGAGTCCTTCTGGTAACACTTATAAAACATTTGTTATATTAAAAACGATCTATTTGTTTATTAACCATTGTTTATTCATAGAAAGGCTCATTTTGATTCTTGTAGTTATTTATTCCAACAAAGGAATAATCTACACAGAATAAACTATTGTTTAGTTACAGTAATACTGACGACTTTCATAAGAATAACAGGTTTTAATGGGGAAAGGTGTTGAAGTCATCATCAGATTTTGAACTAGGCCTCGAGAGAGTATCAAATGCATTACGGTCTCGAGAGCTGAGCTGTTGTTTCAgcggttagggttagggttacacaAGTTTATGAAGATCGCGATCTGCGCTGTGTACTCTCACGAAAATAAACATTCGCTAATATCCATGGCAACGCAAATCACTGATTGTGACGTCACAGTGCGATATATAATCTCGAAGTGAAGTTCAGTCATTTCTTGCAGCTCAATCCGTGTTTGCTTTATCTCCGTGAATAACTGCTCAAAGTGCTTTATATCTCTCGACCTGCGTCACATCACCTGATTTGCAGAATTGAATTCGACCCGTGCTATTGAATTCAGTCAGATTGTGATTAAAGTTCGTAGCAGATCATCAGAGATCACCTGGAGCAATGGGCCAGAGCAGATCTAAGAGTCATGTGTCAGAGCATGACGTGTGTATGGCTGCAAGACCTGCCCAAAAGACaacggagaagaagaagaaaggcGGGTTCTTTAGATGGGCTCGGAAATCAAAGAAAACATCCGTTGATGCCCAAGAGAGTCAGTGCACCGTTGATAAAAACCAACAGCCTGAGACCATTGATGGCCAAGAGAGTCAATGCGGAGATGATGCCACCCCACAGCGTGAGACCGTCAATGTCCATCAGAGTCAGTGTGGAGAAGATGCCACCCCACAGCCTGAGAGATGCTCTGATCATGTTAGTGACACCGAGAGCACTTCAGAGTCCAGCTGTGGGTCGTTCCACACGGCTAATGAAGACTTCGACACGCTCAGCGTTGACCTCTCATTGGACGAGGCTGAGATGGACAGCTGCTCTGACAGCTGGGTCAGCTGTGTGTCCTCCTTCACACCTGAGCCGGAGATGGAGGAACACCATCTAGAGCACGAGCAAGCATCCACCAGCAGTGAGGAGAGCAGCTCCAGCTCGTCAGAACAGGACACGGCTTGGACCCATGAGGACGAACTTATCAATTTGAGTCTGAAGGGAAAGACAGGTCAGTTTACTATCACATTTTAGTAAATACtttattctgattggtcagtttagTTTCCAAGAGTTTCCAAgctaaaaattgcacatgaacgccctctgatGCGATGTTCACCACTGGGAGTTTCGGAattaattttgatacccaagttcccgagatgggcgtggcaCATTTTGCGGGTGGgacgggtgggacatgtccccaccactttttaaaaacatcttccttcacggatgaacctaactaatacaaacaaaacacctctggttaactagaagagtatcatttcattcgtttattaaataagaggcgatctggcgctcgttgccgctgttatcagtggagcagatttctctcgcggctcctgcagtcttcacacagacgagcgctttaatctaacgcttaacgccgctgcagagactttctatttgttccggtcagatcacgagacaaaatgcacaaaaactgtccctgctcttgatgtactgatgatattcggctttgatgagagaaaaaataggctacgagggcagattagaaacgagaccTTCTGACAAgattaacagactagaccagggattataagcaaagtgtgtaaatctatttgcctttattcacgtgaaaaatcttggcacaacgctatattgtgtttaatatttaaataattataatttcaaTAATTAAACGATATCTATATCAGTAAATTAACTATTTAGTTGATTTCCGGACATCTTAATacacatcccccccccccccccccccacacacacacacacacccacacactttctaaaacaaagttacgccactggcgtggcataaccgttaaaaatggcGAACGGGAGACGCATTACTGctgtggcaggtgttttattcagtttttttctgcAACAATTGTATTGTCTTGTCGCtaaagtagtacatatttacatacattaataatcattttgaagcatattgtgtattttaaacacatcaaaAATCGCATGTAGTTGACCATCATTCTAGAAGCTGACTATCTAGTGTGGTAAAACTAGTTATATAAGGAtgtatggctgaaaactattaACCTTTTAGTCTGTAAGCAGCCTTTATTGTCgacattatgcctttattgtgaatgtgattataaacgaAATGCTTTCGTGTTGTGCTGCTAGTGTGTGCCAGtgattctatgattttctgggacCGAGAAATTactgaaatggttatagtgttaaaataacattttcccaagacgcacaaaagtatgaacctggcgtcctccattctttccgacaacaaagcaccagaacacaacaagctcgtaatcacgacttctgaagtgggaagtgggaaacttccgatagcacgtgaaggcggcattattcccagataacaaccggcAAAGTTGAATAACACACAGCTCATCCGGCTACCACGAGTTATCTTGACTGGCACTACTTATTATGCTTAGCACTGTCGTTGACTCTCTGCCGCCATCTCGCGGCTGTAATACACTTAACCGCCATGGgatacaatggaagacttcaagggtttcctttataacgtttttaatatgtatatttttcttacacaaacgcatcgattcgaatcagaaggcctctattaacccatcagagccgtgtggagcactttatttgaaggacagctgcattttttatggacttcaaaaacaagcATGAATTATcgttagccaggactttttaaatataactccgtttgtattcgtctgaaagaataatgtcatacacttatgatgacttgagggtgagtaaatcatggccttagtttcatttttgggtgaactaaccctttcagcattcatttcaaCATAACTAACGTAAtggtaaaaacaaatcttcagcaataggtaaaggcttaaagcagtttggaactgtttttcttcgcggaagctaaaatataaaatatttaatctcaagacaatatttcgtgtctaatttacttgagactagtagccgtgtaataagcgggataatgtccacccagccggttattatcgcagaataaaccccttcagagtgacacAAGACCGCTCCGCTGatctctgtcggggtttattctgcgataacaaccggctgggtggacattatcccttacccAGCAATCTGTACTcagcatcagtgtgtgtgtgtgtaaattgaTCATGTCTTTGTTTTGTAACAGGTGACATCTTGCAGCATTATGAATGTTTGGGACTGCTGGGCCGCGGATCACACGGAAATGTCTTTGCGGGAATCAGACGGTCCGATTCACAACAGGTTGGTTCTTGTACTCTCTTAAACTCATTAACAGCTCCATCATGGCTGATTTCTGGAGTCATGTGACCTCTGCAAagatcattcattcattttaaccCATTCTAACCAAAACACTCTTTCTTTCCTTTTTCCTCGGAGAACAGGTGGCCCTCAAATATGTAGAGAAGAGTGAATTCCTGAGAGTCTTCCGTACTGTAAGTAGGCTGGTCCTCTCAGAGTATACGCTCACATTAGCTTTGGGATTTCTAAAGTATATTTTGCAGACAAAAAACAGGC
This DNA window, taken from Pseudorasbora parva isolate DD20220531a chromosome 7, ASM2467924v1, whole genome shotgun sequence, encodes the following:
- the LOC137083952 gene encoding serine/threonine-protein kinase pim-2-like gives rise to the protein MGQSRSKSHVSEHDVCMAARPAQKTTEKKKKGGFFRWARKSKKTSVDAQESQCTVDKNQQPETIDGQESQCGDDATPQRETVNVHQSQCGEDATPQPERCSDHVSDTESTSESSCGSFHTANEDFDTLSVDLSLDEAEMDSCSDSWVSCVSSFTPEPEMEEHHLEHEQASTSSEESSSSSSEQDTAWTHEDELINLSLKGKTGDILQHYECLGLLGRGSHGNVFAGIRRSDSQQVALKYVEKSEFLRVFRTGPFGKTLPNEVAMMALLTKGPGVPQIIKLLDWYETPDEYILVLERPTPCVNMQVFLLQRGGRIVESVARAVMRQVVTAARICCERGIFHGDIKLENLLINENTLQVKLIDFRSSLRLRKSEYYTFCGTSVYRPPESLNHGKFHCKPATVYSLGVVLFKILSGRYPRSPKQLEEILTEPWYTEEISKECQDLISACLESDPAQRISLEKILLHDWFQALILD